In Oncorhynchus kisutch isolate 150728-3 linkage group LG5, Okis_V2, whole genome shotgun sequence, a genomic segment contains:
- the LOC109891332 gene encoding msx2-interacting protein isoform X1, protein MMVRETRHLWVGNLPEHVREEKIVEHFKRYGRVESVKVLRKRGSEGGVAAFVDFVDIKSAQKAHNAVNKMGDRDLRTDYNEPGSVPSAVRGLDDNPPSSSHGRDVSGFSRGAVGPVFGPPVSLHTREGRYERIRDCSETRERAYDHSPYGHHERTGTFDRQRHYNADYYRDRTMFAAGVSPGPGSSSAMGGSFETPEPHFESRIRGDPFILSSAARRDPYRDDRGRRVDRTYHHRRSRSSHSSQSRHPSPQRTTGQTPKAPHSPKRAPLSPERGPCSRSRSRSSSSDSVSSTSSTGSGSSDSNSSSSEGSRARSVQSSATHAPPSQPCSMVMEGDEPRRSFGIRVQNLPVRSTDTSLKDGLFHEFKKHGKVTSVQIHGASEDRYGLVFFRQQEDQEKALNVSKGKLFFGMMIEVSVWNGPVFPSETESENEFRPLDGRIDEFHPKATRTLFIGNLEKTTSYQQLLDIFQRFGEIVDIDIKKVNGIPQYAFVQYSDIASVCKAIKKMDGEYLGSNRLKLGFGKSMPTTCVWLDGLASNITEQYLTRHFCRYGHVVKVVFDRLKGMALILYNNTDFAQAAVRETKGWKIGGNKIKVDFASQESQMAFYRSMQASGQDIRDFYEIPTERREERPRPPYHEFSAERAYFENVRTPGTIYPEDPHRDYPARSRERYSELEHYQGEHFDPRYHEDPREFRDYRDPFEQDIRKYTYIQRERERERERFEADRVRWSPSHPRRPITPSASPSPSERAPRDPERQVYSQSSERSGSCSSLSPPRFDKADKAPPLEHGASSKSERLEKDAHLVEPERGAGAEKSKRGRRKEKGDKEKGEKSKSRKGKVQSPGIPPSETKLDPSLDGGSGRGKVSDQDSLERQIYKGDNDPPPSDPTATTSRHEPVKSERLESGKGEIADKDVKTRSKKHQKSDTGNDGKDPSLDSDRLAARKRRFGDASGRTIRQKRRRLEDGSQPIDFGASTAFSKETDGDNKAQQKDSQRRDSRSKTERLVFPGSQDPVMRGQEALPEGSVDPIDPKRHSMSRRYSHDGNMDQDNARDQDPPSPFKYGAQDNDKGVKEEPLDIDLSQSYRKQMEQRRLHQQLQEPDKQEKPGSPQDIEREDLEHRSLVHEVGKPPQDVTDNFPSHKLKKLEQFDADISAKRGDRVYRSFRQKSEDPEWNNTVSPGLQHFSRRAEDPEWNNTASPGLQHFSHHAEEDFVVSSHLREVKTEDKSHPDLELAVKRTHTMQMSKSNTPLQISEEEREKRWESRVKQDFLPDLNFSRGIAKNPHHRKRLEYGIVHDLEPGEVRSDSEEDRENKPHSPMPSTSVPLSDRQRVDRFSDPKLATLERMKFYSFALDQTITPDTKALLERAKSLSSSREDNWSFLDYDSHFAGLRSRKDTEKVESAPRPTPSWYMKKKKIRSSGSEDKLDDRKEEPKPKPEEHERRELFASRFLHSSIFEQDSRRLQHLERKHEDPEQSQGQQTGQQGPADGQPDTEPVVLFHSRFLEFTRLQQQKDQPLPDVKKADSIDDNRVEKSPEAEQQPLQLPKTSEPVMDPEIKPISPAEDMISQPPLMPKQMSPPLPPKQISPLLPPKEMSPPVETRVMFTPSLESAALEPSTKEENIKNEQLPPLPQMSPHSMSPPASVNLVAPEPIRLVRKVKRFPSEEKSKDIAQDIKTLTPEQSSNSDCHIHKTLLSRSELELAPPELPPELKSYTPPNLVDEMSKEDTNTEDTDTHTEVEKKLDLNQIQVLVDNETRDESISPQKSKNKKSKSPTQVPLTPLVSANSSEKPLTRKSERTKRASSPRAESLKGSLDSKSTGKSPIHGADPEHGTEQSIYVGRARRRNVKSVYATPVEEDATKGAGKDVTESPRSARKRGGDKEAAPQQPLEQDSLAPITSRRGRPPKNRQKGDDMLTAKGDRSKMETKDTDSNESESSERISKVSKSRHSPHGHKVLASQLPTPTVTGSSRKGGKTEPPEDVAQPIDFTEEDNLAMPDSTVSCKEDSVVPVVTKKEENVKQQLGTEKSRDQDGQKIDPIDEKVSGTKLGEKETEPPVMEEQPVLEKSGRGKAPRLTRIPKSPVLKNLKIRLNVTEVKDLLQMGDEEPGNQDDSSKKTKPGEPTNDPLLLECSPGQDVSSSNEDKDGVTSENKPPIDPKTLLQQEQELEQAVENIAKLTDPTLPAEPPTPPAQPPAELKIETEEDKPANPASEYELAAAIDSIMGEDIAVPLPQEPVNSAVVDSDLEIPTFIQPTKGAEPVTNISPVQGESFFPTTPRKGAKGRAKTPKRSKSQKSNKKDAVKESSLEPENTPVITSDSTPSNEQPVPESIPSSTVAGVITATSWKPETAHLALKTTDMPKESKLPPAPAEQPPPKHLQPVCPTTKSPTLTKPHTQPPPPECISPSLSPPPTRPNIRTTQPSRIPVSPPDWLNQSKDAIVPSSPRASAAPVENPGLPLDTEHMETDHNISDLRRILMKHKNVSLPVPCSSTVPSNLGTSSLRDPPHPSDSNTPMVVVPSKAPLNDNRLPSHPAQPVVRPPASLPSPESKSVISVIASTATSVISRVCNPPDMEKVNMSVDRNPCVDMPLPKQAYRPPSMEDRDSGLYHGPSVGEEGGSAGRYLVESSGLGTGSIPGLRVNTSEGVVVLSHSGQIKEGPQRISAKISQIPPATAVDMESQQLVSMPQIKQEMYTHSQSNTPKCPQIQTDHGHPKTQQPVSAIKQENTGMEKLESPYPSGPQGVVKRLQQTVSSPQVMGYHHPEFTMLLKHPKKVDGADAMTADGGKPSWNSAISPVMSPHLPSPAGNHVGFVSGSATDRTPSHLSGVKQEPRSPRKSGHPHSPFTKVSSPIGGSSPKGLPGMLPSGLPAMQQYVTSVHHPEQSVIMQPHSAHSGIGRMSPHRVSQAIPMGHLVQGEVRVNTPPLSVMSFGMHGDPLASPWSGPLQQRPTSPQAVGRDMVLKVNPGNVRGHEGEQEDARRFHQATGRPSATQLKPETMQVDPRGALRSGLQLDPYMSPRDMRVLMHHPQGERSASEPHQGHIQETVPPSSTSANITSSLSPRAHLLTKGVSEKDGTKPQEVKSPHSPLKDGMMGIRPSMAAMASPQRVQLLPSGTGASFSEYPGMYSNTRAVHSQIPETSFGVNQAPVNITSALGTDPSQSQADGKVKQVGHQPVNMVQLLTKYPIVWQGLLALKNDQAAVQLHFVCGNKALALRSLPLPEGGALLRIVQRMRLEASQLDGVARRMTGESEFCLLLALPCGRDQDDVLNQTQALRTAFINYLQAKLAAGIINVPNPGSNQPAYVLQIFPPCEFSESHLSRLAPDLLNRISNISPHLMIVITSV, encoded by the exons ATGATGGTTCGGGAAACCAGGCACCTTTGGGTGGGAAATTTACCCGAACATGTTCGAGAGGAGAAAATTGTCGAACATTTTAAACG CTATGGACGTGTCGAGAGTGTCAAGGTCCTGCGGAAGCGAGGGTCGGAGGGCGGCGTGGCAGCCTTTGTGGATTTTGTGGATATCAAAAGTGCACAGAAGGCTCACAATGCTGTCAACAAGATGGGGGACAGAGACCTGCGCACTGACTACAACGAACCTGGGTCTGTCCCTAGTGCTGTTCGGGGCCTTGATGACAACCCCCCTTCGAGCAGTCACGGGCGGGATGTTTCAGGATTCTCTAGGGGGGCAGTGGGTCCAGTGTTTGGCCCCCCAGTGTCCCTCCACACCAGAGAGGGGCGGTATGAACGGATAAGAGACTG CTCAGAGACCCGGGAGCGTGCATATGATCACAGCCCCTATGGACACCATGAGCGCACTGGCACTTTTGATAGACAGCGCCACTACAACGCAGACTATTACCGTGATCGCACCATGTTTGCAGCTGGAGTTAGCCCTGGCCCTGGAAGTAGCAGTGCAATGGGTGGGAGCTTTGAAACCCCCGAGCCTCATTTTGAGTCCAGGATCCGAGGAGATCCCTTCATCTTGTCTAGTGCTGCACGCCGCGACCCCTATCGAGATGACAGGGGGCGTCGTGTTGACAGGACTTACCATCACCGCCGCAGTCGATCATCTCATTCCTCACAGTCCCGACACCCCTCCCCGCAAAGGACCACGGGACAAACACCCAAAGCCCCCCATTCCCCCAAAAGAGCCCCCCTCTCCCCAGAAAGAGGTCCGTGCTCTAGGTCCCGCAGTAGGTCCTCTAGCTCTGATTCTGTCAGCAGCACCAGCAGCACTGGCAGTGGCAG CAGCGACTCAAACAGCAGTTCAAGTGAAGGGTCTCGTGCACGCTCTGTTCAGTCCTCTGCTACACATGCACCTCCCTCTCAGCCCTGTTCCATGGTGATGGAAGGTGATGAGCCACGCAGAAGCTTTGGCATCAGGGTCCAGAACCTACCAGTGCGTTCCACAG ACACAAGTTTGAAAGATGGACTGTTCCATGAGTTCAAGAAACATGGGAAAGTGACATCTGTGCAGATCCACGGGGCCTCAGAGGACCGATATGGTCTGGTGTTCTTCAGGCAGCAGGAAGACCAAGAGAAAGCCCTCAACGTCTCCAAAGGAAAGCTTTTTTTCGGCATGATGATCGAGGTTTCTGTCTGGAACGGCCCTG TCTTTCCCTCAGAAACTGAGAGCGAGAATGAATTCAGGCCATTAGATGGACGGATTGATGAATTCCACCCCAAGGCCACAAGGACCCTGTTTATCGGCAACTTGGAGAAGACCACCAGTTACCAACAGCTCCTTGATATCTTCCAGCGCTTTGGAGAGATTGTG GATATTGACATTAAAAAAGTCAATGGTATTCCTCAATATGCCTTTGTGCAGTATTCTGATATTGCCAGTGTCTGCAAAGCTATAAAGAAGATGGATGGAGAGTATTTAGGGAGCAACCGGCTCAAG CTGGGTTTTGGAAAGAGTATGCCCACAACATGTGTTTGGCTGGACGGTTTGGCTTCCAACATCACAGAGCAATATCTCACACGCCACTTCTGCCGCTATGGACATGTAGTCAAG GTGGTGTTTGACAGGTTGAAGGGGATGGCTCTCATCTTGTATAACAACACAGATTTTGCACAGGCAGCTGTCAGGGAGACCAAAGGCTGGAAGATTGGAGGCAACAAAATAAAA GTGGATTTTGCCAGCCAAGAGAGTCAGATGGCTTTTTATCGCTCTATGCAGGCCTCGGGGCAAGACATTAGAGACTTCTATGAAATTCCAACTGAAAGAAG GGAGGAACGACCAAGACCTCCATACCATGAGTTCTCAGCAGAAAGAGCTTACTTTGAGAATGTACGCACCCCTGGCACCATTTACCCCGAAGACCCTCACAGAGACTACCCCGCCCGCAGCCGTGAGCGGTATTCGGAGTTGGAGCATTACCAGGGAGAACACTTTGACCCACGCTATCATGAGGACCCTCGGGAGTTCAGGGATTATCGAGATCCTTTTGAGCAGGACATTCGGAAATACACATACATCCAGAGGGAGCGAGAAAGGGAGCGGGAGCGCTTTGAGGCAGACCGAGTCAGGTGGAGCCCGTCTCATCCACGGCGCCCGATCACCCCATCTGCCTCCCCTTCACCATCTGAGCGTGCTCCCAGAGACCCAGAGCGACAGGTCTACAGCCAGTCCTCTGAGCGAAGTGGTAGTTGCAGCTCACTCTCACCACCACGCTTTGACAAGGCTGACAAGGCTCCTCCATTGGAACATGGAGCCAGCTCTAAGAGTGAGAGGTTGGAAAAAGACGCCCACTTGGTTGAACCTGAGCGTGGAGCTGGGGCTGAGAAAAGCAAGCGGGGAAGACGAAAGGAGAAAGGTGACAAAGAAAAAGGGGAGAAGAGTAAATCAAGGAAAGGAAAGGTGCAATCTCCTGGCATCCCACCATCTGAGACCAAGCTAGATCCCAGCCTGGATGGAGGCTCTGGAAGGGGAAAGGTGTCGGACCAAGACAGCCTTGAGAGACAGATATATAAAGGTGACAATGACCCTCCTCCTTCAGATCCGACAGCGACAACCTCTCGCCATGAGCCTGTAAAAAGTGAGAGACTTGAGTCAGGGAAAGGTGAGATCGCAGACAAGGATGTTAAAACACGATCCAAGAAACACCAAAAGTCTGACACTGGAAATGATGGGAAAGATCCATCACTGGATTCTGATCGGCTGGCTGCGAGAAAGAGGCGCTTTGGAGATGCCAGTGGGAGGACCATTCGGCAGAAGAGGAGAAGGCTGGAGGATGGGAGTCAACCCATAGACTTTGGAGCAAGCACTGCCTTTTCAAAAGAGACGGATGGCGACAATAAGGCTCAACAAAAAGACTCCCAGCGGAGGGATTCAAGATCCAAAACGGAGAGGCTGGTGTTTCCTGGTAGTCAGGATCCTGTAATGAGAGGACAGGAAGCGCTGCCCGAGGGGAGCGTGGACCCTATAGACCCAAAACGCCACAGCATGTCTAGAAGGTACTCCCACGATGGGAACATGGATCAGGATAATGCAAGAGATCAAGATCCACCAAGCCCTTTCAAATATGGTGCACAGGACAATGACAAGGGTGTCAAGGAAGAGCCTCTGGATATTGACCTCTCCCAGAGTTACCGCAAACAGATGGAGCAGAGGAGACTTCACCAACAGCTCCAAGAGCCAGACAAACAAGAAAAACCAGGAAGTCCACAAGACATAGAAAGGGAGGATCTTGAACACCGCAGTCTGGTACATGAAGTGGGCAAGCCACCTCAAGACGTCACAGATAATTTCCCATCTCATAAACTCAAGAAACTAGAGCAATTTGATGCAGATATTAGTGCCAAGAGGGGGGACCGTGTCTACAGGAGCTTCCGGCAAAAGAGTGAAGATCCTGAGTGGAACAACACTGTATCTCCAGGCTTGCAACACTTCTCTCGTCGTGCTGAAGATCCTGAGTGGAACAACACTGCATCTCCAGGCTTGCAACACTTTTCTCATCATGCTGAAGAGGACTTTGTGGTATCTTCACACCTCAGGGAGGTTAAAACGGAGGATAAAAGCCACCCAGACCTGGAGCTGGCAGTCAAAAGGACACATACAATGCAAATGTCCAAGTCAAACACTCCTTTACAAATTAGTGAGGAAGAGCGGGAAAAACGTTGGGAAAGCAGAGTCAAGCAAGATTTTTTACCCGACTTAAACTTCTCAAGAGGCATTGCAAAAAATCCACACCATCGCAAGCGTTTGGAGTACGGAATTGTGCATGATTTGGAGCCTGGGGAAGTACGATCCGATTctgaggaggatagagagaacaAACCACACTCTCCTATGCCCTCCACTTCGGTACCTTTGTCTGACAGGCAGAGAGTGGACAGATTTTCAGACCCTAAGCTTGCCACCTTGGAAAGGATGAAGTTCTACTCCTTTGCACTTGACCAAACCATCACACCAGATACCAAGGCCCTGCTAGAGCGAGCaaagtctctgtcctcctctagggAGGACAACTGGTCTTTCTTGGACTATGATTCACACTTTGCTGGTTTACGCAGTAGGAAAGATACTGAAAAGGTCGAGTCAGCACCTCGACCTACACCCTCTTGGTacatgaagaagaagaaaattcGCAGTAGTGGGTCTGAAGACAAACTAGATGACCGGAAGGAAGAGCCCAAGCCCAAGCCAGAGGAACATGAACGCAGGGAACTGTTTGCCTCACGTTTCCTTCACAGCTCGATATTTGAGCAGGACTCAAGACGTCTTCAGCACCTTGAGCGAAAGCATGAGGACCCTGAGCAGAGTCAGGGTCAGCAAACTGGTCAGCAAGGCCCGGCAGACGGGCAGCCTGACACAGAACCAGTTGTCCTCTTCCATAGCCGCTTTTTGGAGTTCACACGGCTTCAACAGCAGAAAGACCAACCGCTACCGGATGTGAAAAAGGCAGATTCCATAGATGACAATAGGGTGGAGAAGTCACCTGAGGCAGAACAGCAACCTCTGCAGTTACCTAAAACCTCAGAACCTGTCATGGATCCAGAGATTAAACCTATTAGCCCAGCCGAGGACATGATTTCCCAGCCCCCACTTATGCCCAAGCAGATGTCTCCACCCCTTCCACCCAAGCAGATATCTCCACTCCTTCCACCCAAAGAGATGTCTCCACCAGTGGAAACACGTGTCATGTTTACTCCATCCCTAGAGTCAGCTGCTCTAGAACCTTCGACTAAAGAAGAAAACATAAAAAATGAACAGCTCCCTCCCCTCCCGCAAATGTCTCCCCATTCGATGTCTCCCCCTGCTTCTGTTAATTTAGTAGCCCCCGAGCCCATTCGTTTGGTGAGAAAAGTTAAAAGATTCCCTAGTGAAGAGAAATCTAAAGATATAGCTCAGGATATTAAAACATTGACCCCTGAGCAGTCTTCCAACAGTGATTGCCATATTCATAAAACGTTATTGAGTCGTTCTGAGCTTGAGCTGGCACCTCCTGAATTACCACCTGAATTGAAAAGTTACACACCACCTAACCTTGTTGATGAGATGTCAAAAGAGGATACCAACACTGAAGATACAGACACTCATACAGAGGTGGAAAAGAAACTTGATCTTAATCAGATACAGGTGCTTGTTGATAATGAAACCAGGGATGAGTCAATTTCACCACAGAAGTCCAAGAACAAAAAGAGTAAGTCTCCTACTCAAGTCCCACTGACTCCTTTGGTTTCAGCAAATAGTTCAGAGAAACCACTTACACGCAAGAGTGAACGCACAAAGCGTGCATCATCCCCTAGAGCGGAGTCTTTGAAGGGAAGCTTGGATTCCAAATCCACAGGCAAGTCTCCCATACATGGTGCAGACCCCGAGCATGGCACAGAGCAAAGTATATATGTTGGAAGAGCAAGACGTAGAAATGTGAAATCTGTATATGCCACCCCAGTTGAGGAAGATGCCACTAAGGGGGCTGGAAAGGATGTAACTGAGTCACCACGTTCTGCACGAAAGCGAGGTGGAGACAAAGAAGCTGCCCCTCAGCAACCATTAGAACAGGATTCACTTGCACCTATCACCTCAAGGCGGGGACGTCCTCCTAAGAATCGTCAAAAAGGAGATGACATGTTAACAGCTAAAGGGGATAGATCAAAAATGGAGACCAAGGATACGGACTCCAATGAATCAGAGAGTAGTGAAAGAATCTCAAAAGTGTCAAAAAGCAGACATTCTCCTCATGGTCATAAAGTGTTGGCAAGTCAGTTACCCACGCCCACAGTGACTGGATCCAGTAGGAAGGGGGGAAAAACTGAGCCCCCTGAAGATGTTGCTCAACCGATAGATTTTACAGAGGAGGACAATTTGGCCATGCCAGATTCCACTGTCTCATGTAAAGAAGATTCTGTGGTGCCAGTTGTGACAAAAAAAGAGGAGAATGTCAAGCAACAACTAGGAACAGAGAAATCAAGAGATCAAGACGGGCAGAAAATTGACCCTATTGACGAGAAAGTCAGTGGAACTAAATTAGGTGAGAAAGAGACTGAACCTCCAGTCATGGAAGAACAGCCTGTTTTGGAGAAGAGTGGGAGAGGAAAAGCCCCACGCTTGACACGGATTCCAAAATCTCCTGTCCTCAAGAACCTCAAGATAAGACTAAATGTCACTGAGGTGAAAGATTTACTTCAAATGGGGGATGAAGAACCCGGAAATCAGGATGATTCTTCTAAAAAGACTAAACCAGGGGAACCTACTAATGACCCATTATTATTAGAGTGTAGTCCAGGACAAGATGTGAGTTCTAGCAACGAGGATAAAGATGGGGTGACATCAGAGAATAAGCCTCCAATAGATCCTAAAACGTTGCTACAACAGGAACAGGAGCTGGAGCAAGCTGTGGAGAACATTGCTAAACTGACAGACCCAACCCTCCCAGCTGAGCCACCCACTCCACCTGCCCAACCACCTGCAGAATTAAAAATTGAGACTGAGGAAGACAAACCAGCCAATCCTGCTAGTGAGTATGAACTTGCTGCTGCAATTGATTCCATTATGGGTGAGGATATAGCTGTCCCTCTGCCTCAAGAGCCGGTAAATAGTGCTGTTGTGGATTCAGATCTAGAGATTCCAACCTTCATCCAGCCGACCAAGGGAGCTGAACCTGTGACTAACATATCTCCTGTTCAGGGGGAGTCCTTTTTCCCAACCACACCCAGGAAAGGTGCTAAGGGTAGAGCTAAAACACCGAAGCGGTCTAAGAGCCAAAAGTCTAACAAAAAGGATGCTGTAAAAGAAAGTTCATTAGAACCGGAGAACACCCCTGTTATCACATCAGACAGCACACCCTCCAACGAACAGCCTGTTCCAGAAAGTATTCCCTCATCTACAGTTGCTGGTGTCATTACAGCCACCTCTTGGAAGCCTGAAACGGCGCATTTGGCTCTCAAGACTACAGACATGCCTAAAGAATCAAAGTTGCCTCCAGCCCCTGCAGAGCAACCTCCACCTAAACATCTGCAACCTGTCTGCCCCACAACCAAAAGTCCCACTCTCACCAAGCCTCatacacaaccaccaccaccggAGTGCATCTCACCCTCACTTTCTCCACCCCCAACCCGGCCAAACATCAGAACCACACAGCCAAGCAGGATCCCAGTTTCCCCACCAGATTGGCTCAACCAGTCCAAGGATGCAATTGTCCCTTCCTCTCCTAGAGCATCAGCAGCTCCCGTAGAGAACCCAGGACTTCCCCTTGACACTGAGCACATGGAGACTGATCACAACATCAGTGACTTGCGTAGGATTCTCATGAAGCACAAAAATGTTTCACTCCCAGTCCCATGCAGTAGTACTGTTCCTTCCAATCTGGGCACCTCGTCCCTTAGGGATCCTCCACATCCTTCTGATAGTAATACTCCAATGGTTGTTGTGCCTAGTAAGGCCCCTCTAAATGACAACAGGCTGCCATCTCATCCAGCTCAGCCTGTAGTCCGGCCCCCAGCCTCACTACCATCCCCTGAGTCAAAGTCTGTGATTTCTGTTATCGCCTCCACTGCCACTTCTGTTATCAGTCGTGTTTGCAATCCACCCGACATGGAGAAAGTTAATATGTCTGTTGACAGAAATCCCTGTGTGGACATGCCACTTCCCAAGCAGGCATACAGGCCGCCCAgcatggaggacagggacagtGGTTTGTACCATGGACCATCAGttggtgaggagggtggaagtgCTGGGAGGTACTTGGTTGAGAGCTCCGGTCTGGGTACGGGCTCTATCCCAGGTCTAAGGGTGAATACCTCAGAGGGAGTGGTGGTGCTGAGTCACTCAGGGCAGATCAAGGAGGGACCACAGAGGATCAGTGCCAAAATCAGCCAGATCCCACCAGCTACTGCAGTTGACATGGAATCTCAGCAGCTTGTGTCCATGCCCCAAATAAAACAGGAGATGTATACCCACTCCCAGTCAAACACTCCAAAGTGTCCtcaaatacagacagaccatGGGCATCCTAAGACGCAACAACCTGTGTCTGCTATTAAACAAGAAAACACTGGTATGGAAAAGTTAGAATCTCCCTACCCATCAGGGCCTCAAGGAGTTGTGAAGAGGCTCCAGCAGACGGTTAGTAGTCCACAAGTGATGGGTTACCATCATCCAGAGTTCACAATGTTATTGAAGCATCCAAAAAAAGTGGATGGGGCTGATGCTATGACTGCTGATGGGGGTAAACCATCTTGGAACTCTGCCATAAGTCCTGTAATGAGCCCCCACTTGCCCTCTCCGGCTGGCAACCACGTAGGCTTTGTTTCCGGCTCGGCCACTGACAGAACTCCATCACATCTCAGTGGGGTCAAACAGGAGCCCCGTTCTCCTCGCAAGTCAGGCCACCCACACTCTCCGTTCACTAAAGTGTCCTCTCCCATTGGCGGCTCCTCTCCGAAAGGCCTCCCTGGGATGCTGCCCTCTGGCCTTCCCGCCATGCAGCAGTATGTCACCAGTGTCCACCACCCTGAGCAGTCTGTTATCATGCAACCTCACAGTGCTCACAGTGGCATTGGCAGGATGTCACCCCATCGTGTCTCCCAAGCAATCCCCATGGGGCACCTTGTCCAAGGAGAGGTCAGGGTGAACACACCACCCCTCTCTGTGATGAGTTTCGGGATGCATGGAGACCCTCTTGCCTCTCCCTGGTCTGGTCCTCTCCAGCAACGTCCCACCTCGCCCCAGGCGGTAGGCAGAGACATGGTCCTCAAGGTTAACCCTGGGAATGTAAGGGGCCACGAGGGAGAGCAAGAGGATGCCAGACGCTTCCATCAGGCCACagggagaccatctgccacccaGCTGAAACCAGAGACTATGCAGGTGGATCCCCGCGGAGCTCTACGTAGTGGGCTACAGCTGGACCCGTACATGTCACCCAGGGACATGCGTGTGCTCATGCACCACCCGCAGGGAGAGCGCTCTGCCTCAGAACCACACCAGGGACACATCCAAGAGACTGTCCCCCCCTCTTCGACATCTGCCAATATCACATCGTCCCTGTCCCCCAGGGCACATCTGCTGACTAAAGGTGTTTCTGAGAAGGATGGCACAAAGCCACAGGAGGTCAAGAGCCCACACTCTCCTCTGAAGGATGGGATGATGGGGATTCGGCCATCTATGGCCGCCATGGCTTCCCCACAAAGGGTGCAGTTGCTGCCATCAGGGACCGGAGCTTCCTTCTCAGAGTATCCAGGAATGTACAGCAACACCCGGGCCGTCCATTCCCAGATCCCAGAGACTTCTTTTGGGGTCAACCAGGCACCTGTCAACATCACTTCTGCCTTA GGTACAGACCCCAGCCAGTCACAAGCTGATGGCAAGGTGAAACAAGTTGGACACCAACCTGTCAACATGGTGCAGCTGCTCACG AAGTACCCGATAGTGTGGCAAGGGCTGCTAGCACTGAAGAATGACCAAGCTGCTGTCCAGTTGCATTTTGTCTGTGGCAACAAAGCATTGGCTCTACGATCGCTGCCCTTACCAGAGGGAGGAGCGCTGCTACGGATCGTCCAGAGAATGAGACTTGAGGCATCACAACTGGATGGTGTGGCTAGAAGAATGACT GGGGAGAGTGAGTTCTGTCTCCTGCTAGCTCTGCCTTGTGGACGGGACCAGGACGATGTCCTGAATCAGACCCAGGCCCTAAGGACCGCTTTCATAAACTACTTGCAGGCCAAGCTGGCTGCAGGCATCATCAATGTCCCCAACCCAGGCTCCAATCAG